In a genomic window of Methanogenium sp. S4BF:
- a CDS encoding class I SAM-dependent methyltransferase codes for MEAWESNYRQRGALWQGAATGIPSFPPGARVLEAGCGNGKSLASLCRGGCDAIGCDIAASALRLAQRTGPAALLVQADVRRLPFRTATFDAVVAVHIISALTEPERRRAAAELHRVLVPGGTLLFREFSVSDFRCGNGRLAEENSYLRGDGVMTHYFTPSEVSSLFSVDKWKGGVMAERWEMRVRGTRYPREVLTGTFQKIDP; via the coding sequence ATGGAGGCATGGGAAAGCAATTACCGACAGAGGGGCGCCCTCTGGCAGGGGGCTGCGACAGGCATTCCGTCATTCCCGCCCGGTGCACGGGTGCTGGAGGCAGGATGCGGGAACGGCAAGAGCCTTGCCTCCCTCTGCCGGGGCGGATGCGACGCAATCGGCTGTGACATCGCTGCATCCGCACTCCGACTTGCGCAGAGAACCGGACCAGCTGCCCTCCTCGTGCAGGCAGATGTCCGGCGTCTCCCCTTCCGGACAGCCACATTTGACGCTGTTGTTGCCGTCCATATCATTAGTGCGCTCACTGAGCCCGAACGCCGCCGGGCCGCAGCAGAGCTGCACCGGGTGCTCGTGCCCGGCGGTACGCTCCTCTTCCGCGAATTCTCGGTCTCCGATTTTCGCTGCGGAAATGGGAGGCTTGCAGAGGAGAACAGCTATCTTCGCGGAGATGGTGTGATGACCCACTATTTTACCCCATCCGAGGTAAGCTCGCTTTTCTCAGTGGATAAATGGAAAGGAGGGGTCATGGCCGAACGGTGGGAAATGCGGGTACGCGGCACCCGCTACCCACGGGAAGTGCTCACCGGCACCTTTCAGAAAATCGATCCGTAA
- a CDS encoding 2TM domain-containing protein has protein sequence MQQERQDGVQPDEPNGGCDDGRGKGMLADPPVRGLVYHAALYMGVVLILIAVNLRIAPDSLWVLWIALLWGVLLIWNAWQVFRPGGRIQR, from the coding sequence ATGCAGCAGGAGAGGCAGGATGGGGTTCAGCCGGATGAGCCGAACGGCGGTTGTGATGACGGCAGGGGCAAAGGAATGCTGGCAGATCCACCCGTGCGGGGACTTGTCTACCATGCCGCGCTCTATATGGGTGTAGTGCTCATCCTTATTGCTGTGAACCTCAGAATTGCACCGGACTCTCTCTGGGTGCTCTGGATCGCTCTGCTCTGGGGTGTTCTTCTCATATGGAACGCGTGGCAGGTTTTTCGGCCCGGTGGCAGAATTCAGAGATAA
- a CDS encoding DUF367 family protein: MIPLFAYRDNSCDPRRCSVKKLERRGCVRVFSQVDRIPRSSMILDPSAPQALSPADRTPKSLTALDCSWEVFEQIQVSRWPLRRALPFLVAANPGHFGRPFMLNSVEAFAAALVILGGPEQAEQILSAFSWGMRFLEVNHDPLTEYAAAKDSAEVVEIQSCYL, translated from the coding sequence ATGATTCCCCTCTTTGCCTACCGAGACAATTCCTGCGATCCACGGCGTTGTTCTGTCAAAAAACTCGAGCGGCGCGGATGCGTGCGAGTCTTCTCACAGGTGGACAGGATCCCCCGTTCAAGCATGATTCTCGACCCCTCGGCACCTCAGGCGCTCTCGCCTGCCGACCGGACGCCAAAATCCCTCACTGCCCTCGACTGTTCCTGGGAGGTCTTTGAACAGATCCAGGTATCCCGCTGGCCCCTGCGCCGGGCACTGCCGTTTCTTGTTGCTGCAAACCCGGGACACTTCGGGCGGCCGTTTATGCTCAACTCAGTCGAGGCGTTTGCCGCGGCCCTCGTCATCCTGGGTGGGCCTGAGCAGGCGGAGCAGATTCTCTCGGCCTTCAGCTGGGGCATGCGATTTTTAGAGGTGAACCATGACCCCCTCACCGAATATGCGGCCGCAAAGGACTCCGCAGAGGTCGTTGAGATACAGTCCTGTTATCTCTGA
- a CDS encoding PAS domain S-box protein produces the protein MLGAFPEELTRICEVLKENPKGMAVRDIADAIGMNRNTASRYLDMLRVAGQVEMKTYGKAKVFYISQRMPISAMMDCAVDMVFVVDPSRTVVEANDTICTFLGGSRDEIVGQSMRDSALGAFDHPLIVGRISDAMEGKGSTDELRYMRVDGDVYFRVKTIPTVLNSGQPGVAVVMEDITGKKVAEEALRESELKFRTLVEDISDAIWIIGDDGRFSYVSPRTEEILGYLPERMEGQLLFSYIPEGEQAEVMTALEACHTSHRGGSVIPISMNHSDGYSVDVEVSASPQYDLLGDFTGYRAVCRNVSERRAQERRLLQWKSFLFSIVQNIPAKVMVTNAKDRSVAFVNRSFEEMFGISSEEVTGKQCTEIFTPALCRMLLCGDEEILQSGTEVDVPQVIADVPGAGERILWVKKIPIFSGKGDLRYILGIYRDVTDTVRNEQRIRAERDQAQRSLDAAGVLIAVISPDGTIRTMNRRGSEMLGYPADALIGRNWFDAVVPPHSREVLRQRFFAVLKTGSFPAMSENGHLLHADGVLIPVAWQNAILPGEGGAAAGVVTSAEPLSDIQ, from the coding sequence ATGCTTGGCGCCTTTCCTGAAGAATTAACCCGCATTTGTGAGGTTCTCAAGGAGAATCCCAAAGGGATGGCCGTCCGTGACATCGCGGATGCCATCGGGATGAACCGGAATACTGCCTCGCGCTATCTTGACATGCTTCGCGTGGCAGGACAGGTGGAGATGAAGACCTACGGCAAGGCAAAGGTGTTCTACATCTCACAGCGAATGCCCATCTCTGCAATGATGGACTGTGCGGTTGATATGGTCTTTGTAGTGGATCCGTCGCGTACGGTTGTTGAGGCTAACGATACCATCTGCACCTTTCTGGGGGGGAGCCGTGATGAGATTGTTGGGCAGTCCATGCGGGATTCGGCACTCGGTGCCTTTGACCATCCTTTGATCGTAGGACGTATCAGTGATGCGATGGAGGGGAAAGGTTCAACAGATGAACTCAGGTATATGCGGGTAGACGGAGATGTCTACTTCCGGGTCAAGACGATTCCCACTGTACTCAATTCCGGTCAACCGGGCGTGGCTGTTGTCATGGAGGATATCACGGGAAAGAAGGTGGCAGAGGAGGCGCTCCGTGAGAGTGAACTGAAGTTCCGCACCCTTGTTGAAGACATCAGTGATGCGATATGGATCATCGGGGATGACGGGAGATTCTCCTATGTGAGTCCGCGTACAGAAGAGATTTTGGGGTATCTGCCGGAACGTATGGAGGGGCAGTTGCTCTTTTCATACATCCCTGAAGGGGAGCAGGCGGAGGTGATGACAGCGCTTGAGGCATGCCATACATCCCACCGGGGGGGGTCGGTGATTCCCATCTCCATGAACCATAGTGATGGATATTCGGTTGATGTGGAGGTGAGTGCATCCCCACAATATGACCTTCTGGGAGATTTTACCGGTTACCGCGCGGTCTGCAGGAATGTGAGTGAACGACGGGCCCAGGAACGCAGACTGCTGCAGTGGAAGTCATTTCTCTTCTCCATCGTCCAGAATATACCTGCAAAAGTGATGGTGACAAATGCAAAAGACCGGTCAGTCGCGTTTGTGAACCGGTCCTTTGAGGAGATGTTTGGGATATCATCGGAAGAGGTTACCGGCAAACAGTGCACAGAAATTTTCACGCCGGCCCTCTGCCGGATGCTTCTGTGCGGGGATGAGGAGATTCTGCAGTCCGGTACGGAGGTGGATGTTCCGCAGGTTATTGCGGATGTACCCGGGGCCGGGGAACGGATCCTCTGGGTAAAAAAGATCCCTATATTCTCCGGCAAAGGCGATCTCCGATACATCCTGGGTATATACCGGGATGTGACGGATACGGTCCGCAATGAACAGCGCATCCGTGCTGAACGTGATCAGGCGCAGCGGTCACTCGATGCGGCCGGTGTCCTGATTGCTGTTATCTCTCCGGATGGCACCATCCGGACGATGAACCGCCGGGGCAGTGAGATGCTCGGTTATCCTGCGGATGCCCTTATCGGCAGGAACTGGTTTGATGCCGTTGTGCCGCCGCACTCCCGTGAAGTACTGCGGCAGCGGTTCTTTGCCGTCCTTAAAACCGGAAGTTTTCCTGCTATGTCTGAGAACGGCCACCTTCTCCATGCTGACGGTGTCCTTATCCCGGTGGCCTGGCAGAATGCCATTCTGCCGGGTGAGGGGGGTGCGGCGGCAGGGGTCGTCACTTCTGCTGAACCGTTGTCTGATATACAGTGA
- a CDS encoding response regulator, producing MAQRRILIVEDEAIIAMELRETLEHLGYTVVGNELRGEDAIRAAGKLRPDVVLMDIHLKGQMDGIEASDRIARRYDIPVIFTTAHSDRETLSRAIRTQPYGYIIKPFSERDLYSNIEMALHKHRVKSRLEGSPEMVDSALNMIAGAVVITDPQGRIERLNLEAERVTGFPLSDVEGVPFFAAFGVSVPGRDLLMEKLLVSSEYAAGSMISFPSTIRVGMKSGGSFLAHLSTALIQEKGSSRIQKIAFLIEPCTPETEGAGNDHPDAATLLEAMPDPFACVTEGGDVILFNAAFSSLCERLGHDIRGMMPHISSVLPESFIGGPGLFHEVIADNLPVTYEKVVKYSTGSVIYAIRYLPVPDGADGASRSVVLQIREITAENQAMRQCRRMLNESRRMDGAIEEIGNLCAALKETILAMSWAYEKGPAFRDAANEQLNEVNRILGDLDFRLIEIENNRRV from the coding sequence ATGGCTCAGCGGCGGATTCTGATTGTGGAAGATGAGGCGATTATAGCAATGGAGCTCAGGGAGACGCTCGAGCACCTGGGGTATACGGTCGTCGGGAATGAACTCCGCGGTGAGGATGCCATCCGTGCCGCCGGAAAACTCCGGCCTGACGTTGTGCTGATGGATATCCACCTGAAGGGACAGATGGACGGTATTGAGGCATCGGATCGCATTGCACGCCGCTATGACATCCCGGTCATCTTCACGACTGCCCATTCTGACAGGGAGACCCTCTCCCGTGCCATCCGCACTCAGCCCTATGGGTATATCATAAAACCATTCAGTGAGCGGGATCTCTACTCCAATATTGAGATGGCCCTGCACAAACACCGGGTGAAGAGCCGGCTGGAGGGCAGCCCTGAGATGGTGGATTCCGCCCTCAATATGATTGCAGGTGCAGTGGTCATCACAGATCCGCAGGGGCGGATCGAACGCCTCAATCTTGAGGCCGAACGGGTGACCGGCTTCCCTCTCTCTGATGTGGAGGGTGTGCCGTTTTTCGCGGCATTTGGTGTCTCTGTACCCGGCCGTGACCTCCTGATGGAGAAACTGCTGGTCTCCTCAGAGTACGCCGCAGGCTCCATGATCTCCTTTCCCTCCACGATACGGGTCGGAATGAAATCCGGCGGTTCTTTTCTTGCCCACCTGAGCACGGCACTTATTCAGGAGAAGGGGAGTTCGCGGATCCAGAAGATCGCCTTTCTGATTGAACCGTGTACCCCTGAAACAGAGGGGGCGGGGAATGATCATCCGGATGCAGCAACATTGCTGGAGGCAATGCCTGATCCTTTTGCCTGTGTTACGGAGGGAGGGGACGTGATTCTGTTCAATGCGGCATTCTCTTCTCTCTGCGAGCGGTTGGGGCATGATATCAGGGGTATGATGCCTCACATCAGCAGTGTTCTCCCTGAATCATTTATCGGTGGGCCTGGACTCTTTCATGAGGTCATTGCAGATAACCTTCCGGTGACATATGAAAAAGTGGTGAAATACTCAACGGGTAGTGTCATCTATGCCATCCGGTATCTTCCGGTACCCGATGGAGCGGACGGTGCATCGCGGTCTGTGGTTCTGCAGATCCGTGAAATCACTGCAGAGAATCAGGCGATGCGTCAGTGTAGGCGCATGCTCAATGAGTCCCGAAGGATGGATGGGGCGATTGAGGAGATAGGGAACCTGTGCGCTGCTTTGAAAGAGACGATTCTTGCGATGTCCTGGGCCTATGAGAAGGGGCCCGCATTTCGTGACGCGGCGAATGAACAACTCAATGAGGTGAACCGGATTCTGGGGGATCTTGACTTCAGGCTGATTGAAATAGAAAATAATCGTCGCGTCTGA
- a CDS encoding nucleoside 2-deoxyribosyltransferase: MYVLMCPCIAAPSLRAVGITNDADLRAFSQAQERCRAFGIESVMMPCSETVYLGPDHPPGPYEGRLDTPAFLAVMDRSEEAVRGVIRERGAPLCIVGVDSSPVCGVNRWYRTDDRQPGRGVFLSRFPEIPALDVIDFARYRVYLAAPLFSEAERAYNRSVAALLREHLFSVHLPQECGDSSAERSAEHTACIFTENLAALSQADLVVAVIDGADADSGTAWEMGYAYAQGIPVIAVRTDFRQAGVSERVNLMLEEAAVVTDTAAHLPRLLASPRLCPPRGDTAIGRIECQSLFPR; the protein is encoded by the coding sequence ATGTATGTACTGATGTGCCCCTGCATTGCAGCGCCGTCCCTCCGTGCGGTGGGGATAACGAACGATGCTGACCTCCGGGCCTTTTCCCAGGCGCAGGAGCGCTGCCGTGCGTTTGGTATTGAGAGCGTGATGATGCCCTGTTCTGAAACAGTCTATCTGGGGCCGGATCACCCGCCCGGGCCGTATGAGGGACGGCTCGACACACCGGCATTTCTGGCTGTCATGGACCGCTCGGAGGAGGCGGTTCGTGGCGTCATCCGGGAGCGTGGCGCACCCCTCTGTATCGTGGGAGTGGACTCCTCCCCTGTCTGCGGGGTGAACCGGTGGTACCGAACCGATGACCGCCAGCCGGGCCGGGGCGTCTTTCTCTCACGGTTCCCGGAGATTCCTGCACTGGATGTCATTGATTTTGCCCGGTACAGGGTATATCTCGCGGCCCCACTCTTTTCAGAGGCCGAACGGGCCTATAATCGCTCAGTTGCCGCTCTTCTCCGGGAGCACCTCTTTTCTGTCCACCTCCCGCAGGAATGTGGGGATTCCTCTGCCGAACGCTCCGCTGAACACACGGCATGCATCTTTACAGAAAATCTGGCAGCGCTCAGTCAGGCAGATCTGGTGGTGGCGGTCATTGACGGGGCAGATGCGGACTCCGGCACCGCCTGGGAGATGGGGTATGCCTATGCACAGGGCATTCCTGTCATCGCCGTGCGCACCGATTTCCGGCAGGCAGGTGTCTCTGAACGGGTGAACCTGATGCTCGAGGAGGCGGCCGTTGTCACCGACACAGCAGCGCATCTGCCCCGCCTTCTCGCTTCCCCCCGTCTCTGCCCGCCACGGGGCGATACGGCCATTGGCCGCATTGAATGCCAATCATTATTTCCCCGCTGA